From the Acidovorax carolinensis genome, one window contains:
- a CDS encoding pyrimidine/purine nucleoside phosphorylase produces the protein MTTEKIDGVSVTTKASVYFDGKCVSHGITFPDGTKKSVGVILPATLTFNTGAPEIMEGVGGSCEYKLDGTDTWVKSGAGEQFSVPGNSKFDIRVTEAYHYICHFG, from the coding sequence ATGACCACCGAAAAAATCGACGGCGTGTCCGTCACGACCAAGGCCAGTGTGTATTTCGACGGCAAGTGCGTGAGCCATGGCATCACGTTCCCCGACGGCACGAAGAAGTCGGTGGGCGTAATCCTGCCCGCCACGCTGACCTTCAACACCGGCGCTCCCGAGATCATGGAAGGCGTGGGCGGTTCGTGTGAATACAAGCTCGATGGCACCGACACCTGGGTGAAATCTGGCGCGGGCGAGCAATTCAGCGTGCCGGGCAACTCGAAGTTCGACATCCGCGTGACCGAGGCCTACCACTACATCTGCCACTTTGGCTGA
- a CDS encoding retropepsin-like aspartic protease family protein has product MKNHLFRPGAALLVAALLAPLLARAQSVALGGILGSKALLIVNNSAPRGVGAGEAHQGVKVVNVGKDEAVVEIAGVRRTLHLGEAPVSVGSTSSGRRVVLTADSRGHFVNSGTINGSTMQYMVDTGASTVAIGRPDAERMGLKYLSGQPVRMSTANGVAQGWRMKLDSVRIGDVEVFGVEAIVTPQPMPFVLLGNSFLTEFQMTRTNDQMVLEKRH; this is encoded by the coding sequence ATGAAAAACCACCTGTTCCGCCCTGGCGCAGCGCTGCTGGTCGCCGCGCTGCTGGCACCCCTGTTGGCGCGCGCTCAGTCGGTGGCCCTGGGCGGCATTCTGGGTAGCAAAGCCCTGCTGATCGTGAACAACAGCGCGCCCCGGGGCGTTGGGGCCGGAGAAGCCCATCAGGGCGTGAAAGTGGTCAACGTCGGCAAGGACGAGGCCGTGGTGGAAATCGCGGGCGTCCGGCGCACCCTGCACCTGGGCGAAGCCCCGGTGAGCGTGGGCAGCACAAGCAGCGGCAGGCGCGTTGTGTTGACCGCCGACAGCCGGGGTCATTTTGTGAACAGCGGCACCATCAACGGCAGCACCATGCAATACATGGTGGACACGGGCGCCTCCACCGTGGCCATCGGCCGCCCCGATGCGGAACGCATGGGCCTTAAATACCTGAGCGGCCAGCCCGTACGCATGAGCACCGCCAATGGCGTGGCCCAGGGCTGGCGCATGAAACTCGATTCGGTGCGCATCGGTGATGTCGAGGTGTTTGGTGTTGAAGCCATCGTCACGCCGCAGCCCATGCCCTTTGTGCTGCTGGGCAACAGCTTTCTGACCGAGTTCCAGATGACCCGTACCAACGACCAGATGGTGCTGGAAAAGCGCCACTGA
- the folC gene encoding bifunctional tetrahydrofolate synthase/dihydrofolate synthase, with translation MHTKIHTLEGWLRHCEQLHPQNIDMGLDRVREVATRMGLRFDCPVITVAGTNGKGSTCAMLEAVAQQAGFRTGVYTSPHLVHFEERCRVHGEAVNASDLIAHFEAVESARTQNGNDVSLTYFEFTTLAILRLMSHALLDVAILEVGLGGRLDATNIIDADCAIITSIDIDHIEYLGPDRESIGREKAGIMRTGRPVIVSDPMAPQSVIDHAREMGADLWRFGHDFNFSGDKQQWSWAGRGRRYAGLAYPALRGANQLVNASGVLAAFEALRTRLPVTAQAVRNGLALVELPGRFQIVPGQPTLVLDVAHNPHSVAALTANLDAMGYFPATHAVFGAMADKDLAPMLAKVGPLVDHWYFTDLPTPRAEAGAVLQQKWNALQMVSGGRRQVTSSVHADPLQALQAAVAAADPADRIVVFGSFYTVGGVLINGIPRLHAKHLGA, from the coding sequence ATGCACACCAAAATCCACACCCTGGAAGGCTGGCTCCGCCATTGCGAACAGCTGCACCCTCAGAACATCGACATGGGCCTGGATCGGGTTCGTGAAGTGGCCACCCGCATGGGTCTGCGTTTTGACTGCCCGGTGATCACCGTCGCCGGCACCAACGGCAAGGGCTCCACCTGCGCCATGCTGGAGGCCGTGGCCCAGCAGGCGGGTTTTCGCACCGGGGTGTACACCTCGCCGCACCTGGTGCATTTCGAAGAGCGCTGCCGCGTGCATGGCGAAGCTGTCAATGCTTCTGATCTGATAGCGCACTTTGAAGCCGTGGAAAGCGCCAGAACGCAAAACGGCAACGATGTTTCGCTGACGTACTTCGAATTCACCACGCTGGCCATCCTGCGGCTGATGAGCCACGCCCTGCTGGATGTGGCCATTCTGGAGGTGGGGCTGGGCGGCCGGCTCGATGCCACCAACATCATCGATGCAGACTGCGCCATCATCACCAGCATCGACATTGATCACATCGAATACCTGGGGCCGGACCGCGAGAGCATCGGGCGGGAAAAGGCCGGCATCATGCGCACGGGCCGCCCGGTGATCGTGAGCGATCCCATGGCGCCACAAAGCGTGATCGACCATGCGCGTGAAATGGGGGCTGATCTCTGGCGTTTTGGCCATGATTTCAATTTTTCTGGCGACAAGCAGCAGTGGAGCTGGGCCGGGCGGGGGCGGCGCTATGCAGGGCTGGCCTATCCGGCGCTGCGCGGGGCCAACCAGCTGGTGAATGCGTCGGGGGTGCTGGCGGCGTTCGAAGCGCTGCGCACGCGCCTGCCCGTAACGGCGCAGGCGGTGCGCAATGGGTTGGCACTGGTCGAATTGCCGGGCCGTTTCCAGATCGTGCCCGGGCAGCCCACGCTGGTGCTGGATGTGGCGCACAACCCCCATTCGGTGGCGGCACTCACGGCCAACCTGGACGCCATGGGCTATTTTCCGGCCACGCACGCGGTGTTTGGTGCCATGGCCGACAAGGACCTTGCGCCCATGCTGGCCAAGGTGGGGCCGCTGGTGGACCACTGGTATTTCACCGATCTGCCCACGCCTCGCGCGGAAGCAGGCGCCGTATTGCAGCAGAAATGGAACGCGTTGCAGATGGTGTCGGGTGGCCGGCGGCAGGTGACCTCCAGTGTCCACGCCGACCCCTTGCAGGCCTTGCAGGCAGCGGTGGCTGCGGCAGACCCCGCTGATAGAATCGTGGTCTTTGGCTCGTTCTACACGGTGGGTGGTGTGCTGATCAATGGAATCCCCCGCCTGCACGCCAAGCATCTGGGCGCATAA
- the purF gene encoding amidophosphoribosyltransferase: MCGIVGVVSAAPVNQLIYDALLLLQHRGQDAAGIVTQQGRKFFMHKAKGMVRDVFRTRNMRALPGNVGLGQVRYPTAGNAFSEEEAQPFYVNAPFGIVLVHNGNLTNALSLRNELFQTDHRHTNTDSDSEVLLNVFAHELERATRGVPLQPEDVFTAVRAVHKRIKGSYAVIALIAGHGLLAFRDPHGIRPLAMGRSQDGTVMVGSESVALEGTSHVFERNIDPGEAIFITLDGQVHARQCAENPQLNPCIFEFVYLARPDSVLDGISVYQARLNLGETLAKRVVSTVPPNEIDVIIPIPESSRPSATQLAHLLGIPYREGFVKNRYVGRTFIMPGQGVRKKSVRQKLNVIGSEFKGRNVLLVDDSIVRGTTSREIVQMARDAGARKVYLASAAPPVRYPNVYGIDMPTSSELVAHDRTVEEVRQAIGCDALIYQDVDGMKRAIGALNPAIAGFDASCFDGVYVTGDITADDIARLNEGRVGVEEGEEDTSRLALPNAQVA, translated from the coding sequence ATGTGTGGAATCGTCGGCGTCGTCAGCGCAGCGCCCGTCAACCAGCTGATTTATGACGCCTTGCTGCTGCTGCAGCACCGGGGCCAGGATGCCGCAGGCATCGTGACCCAGCAGGGCCGCAAATTCTTCATGCACAAGGCCAAGGGCATGGTGCGCGATGTGTTTCGCACGCGCAATATGCGGGCCTTGCCGGGCAATGTGGGGCTGGGCCAGGTACGCTACCCCACGGCAGGCAACGCCTTCAGCGAAGAAGAGGCGCAGCCGTTTTATGTGAACGCGCCGTTTGGCATCGTGCTGGTGCACAACGGCAACCTGACCAATGCGCTGTCCCTGCGCAACGAGCTCTTTCAGACCGACCATCGGCACACCAACACCGACAGCGATTCGGAAGTGCTGCTCAACGTATTTGCCCACGAGCTTGAACGGGCTACCCGGGGCGTGCCGCTGCAGCCCGAGGACGTCTTTACGGCGGTGCGTGCCGTGCACAAGCGCATCAAGGGTTCGTATGCCGTCATCGCACTGATTGCCGGACATGGTCTGCTGGCCTTCCGCGACCCCCACGGCATCCGGCCGCTGGCCATGGGGCGCAGCCAGGATGGCACCGTGATGGTGGGCAGCGAATCGGTGGCGCTGGAAGGCACCTCGCATGTCTTCGAGCGCAACATCGACCCGGGCGAGGCCATCTTCATCACGCTCGACGGCCAGGTGCATGCGCGCCAGTGCGCAGAAAATCCGCAGCTCAACCCCTGCATCTTCGAGTTCGTTTATCTGGCGCGGCCCGATTCGGTGCTCGACGGGATTTCGGTTTACCAGGCGCGGCTGAACCTGGGCGAGACGCTGGCCAAGCGGGTGGTGTCCACCGTGCCGCCGAACGAGATCGATGTGATCATTCCCATCCCCGAGTCGAGCCGCCCCAGCGCCACCCAGCTGGCGCATCTGCTGGGCATTCCGTACCGCGAGGGGTTCGTCAAGAACCGCTATGTGGGCCGCACCTTCATCATGCCCGGCCAGGGCGTGCGCAAGAAGTCGGTGCGTCAGAAGCTCAACGTAATCGGCAGCGAATTCAAGGGCCGCAATGTGCTGCTGGTGGACGATTCCATCGTGCGCGGCACCACCTCGCGCGAGATCGTGCAGATGGCGCGCGACGCCGGTGCCCGCAAGGTGTATCTGGCCAGCGCGGCGCCACCCGTGCGCTACCCCAATGTGTACGGCATTGACATGCCCACCAGCAGCGAACTGGTGGCCCATGACCGCACGGTGGAAGAGGTGCGCCAGGCCATCGGCTGTGATGCGCTGATCTACCAGGATGTGGATGGCATGAAGCGGGCGATCGGTGCCCTCAATCCCGCCATTGCGGGGTTTGATGCCTCGTGTTTCGACGGGGTCTATGTCACCGGAGACATCACGGCGGACGATATTGCACGACTCAACGAAGGCCGCGTGGGTGTGGAGGAGGGCGAA
- a CDS encoding HD-GYP domain-containing protein, which produces MSVRHSPGNQRHDGEYEDLLSLWSDLESALSVVLSTPLRVQDFPAKVRQIDRWLQDLVTHDIDAALYLMFQLASTSTVGYSASHAVVCGTLCHIMAQELQLPSRERDSLVRAALTMNIGMTALQDVLSEQREKPSSAQQDAIRNHPQESQALLERLFITDSLWLDVVGQHHASISDRVPLANQEPQDRLTRILGTIDRYAAMISPRKSRAGRSATDSVRAIVGHEVDQRDEVSYTLVRSVGLCPPGTFVRLDNGDTAIVLRRGEKANQPLVASLLDRAGAHHARPGIYDTATTGKPRIQSALARSAVTVELNHRTMVRLGLYAATPHNSGLMGLVTAGGAL; this is translated from the coding sequence ATGTCCGTCCGACATTCCCCCGGCAACCAGCGCCACGATGGCGAGTATGAAGACCTGCTGAGCCTGTGGTCCGATCTGGAGTCGGCATTGTCGGTCGTGCTTTCCACGCCGCTGCGGGTGCAGGATTTTCCGGCCAAGGTGCGCCAGATCGACCGCTGGCTGCAAGACCTGGTGACCCACGATATTGACGCCGCGCTGTACCTGATGTTCCAGCTGGCCTCCACCTCCACGGTCGGCTACAGCGCATCGCACGCCGTGGTGTGCGGCACCCTGTGCCACATCATGGCGCAGGAACTGCAACTGCCCAGCCGGGAGCGCGACAGCCTGGTGCGTGCCGCACTCACCATGAATATCGGCATGACGGCGCTGCAGGACGTGCTGTCCGAACAGCGTGAAAAGCCCAGCTCCGCGCAGCAGGACGCGATTCGCAACCACCCCCAGGAAAGCCAGGCCTTGCTGGAACGCCTGTTCATCACCGACAGCCTCTGGCTGGACGTGGTGGGGCAGCACCATGCCAGCATTTCCGACCGCGTGCCGCTGGCCAACCAGGAGCCGCAAGACCGGCTGACCCGCATCCTGGGCACCATCGACCGCTACGCCGCCATGATCAGCCCCCGCAAGTCGCGCGCCGGGCGCAGCGCCACCGATTCGGTGCGCGCCATCGTGGGCCACGAAGTCGATCAGCGCGACGAGGTGAGTTACACGCTGGTGCGCTCGGTGGGGCTGTGCCCGCCCGGCACTTTTGTGCGCCTGGACAATGGTGACACGGCCATCGTGCTGCGCCGGGGCGAAAAGGCCAACCAGCCCCTCGTGGCAAGCCTGCTCGATCGCGCGGGTGCGCACCACGCTCGGCCAGGCATCTACGACACCGCCACCACGGGCAAGCCGCGCATCCAGTCGGCACTGGCCCGCTCCGCCGTGACGGTGGAGCTCAACCACCGGACAATGGTGCGGCTGGGGCTGTATGCAGCGACACCGCACAACTCGGGCCTCATGGGGCTGGTGACGGCTGGCGGAGCCCTCTGA
- a CDS encoding SPOR domain-containing protein — protein MAFFKFRWPGQSEQADKPGKRSRSPQAESIEVMRRRAKHRLIGAAVLVLLGVVGFPLLFDTQPRPIPVDIPIEIPDRNKVAPLVVPAGTSDSSSSRPAGQSPKAPAPGVPSQAPERSAAAASLGDGEELVASSRSAAAKAPTGESATAKAVAKPEVKPKAAAAPEPKPEPKAKPDTKPSSPAEHKPPVAEDAARARALLEGRAVQPAASAQAEDGRFIVQVGAFADAEKAREARTKLERAGLKTYTQVVDTKDGKRVRVRVGPLASRAEADKAASRIKGLGLTASVLTL, from the coding sequence ATGGCATTTTTCAAGTTTCGGTGGCCGGGTCAGAGTGAACAGGCTGACAAGCCGGGCAAGCGCTCCCGTTCGCCCCAGGCAGAGAGCATCGAAGTCATGCGCCGGCGCGCAAAGCATCGTCTCATTGGCGCTGCGGTGCTGGTCTTGCTCGGTGTGGTGGGTTTTCCGCTGCTGTTTGATACCCAGCCGCGCCCCATTCCGGTGGATATTCCGATTGAAATCCCCGACCGCAACAAGGTGGCGCCGCTGGTTGTGCCCGCTGGCACGTCCGATTCGTCTTCATCGCGGCCCGCCGGGCAATCACCCAAGGCACCCGCACCAGGCGTGCCGTCACAAGCACCAGAGCGCAGCGCGGCCGCGGCCAGCCTGGGCGATGGCGAGGAGCTGGTGGCAAGCAGCCGCAGTGCTGCTGCCAAGGCGCCGACCGGGGAATCCGCCACTGCAAAGGCTGTCGCCAAACCCGAAGTCAAGCCAAAGGCCGCGGCGGCACCCGAGCCCAAGCCGGAACCCAAAGCCAAGCCTGATACCAAACCATCATCGCCCGCTGAGCACAAGCCACCGGTGGCCGAGGACGCGGCCCGGGCCCGGGCGTTGCTGGAAGGGCGCGCGGTACAGCCCGCCGCCAGTGCACAGGCCGAGGATGGCCGCTTCATCGTCCAGGTGGGCGCTTTTGCCGATGCCGAAAAGGCCCGTGAGGCGCGCACCAAGCTGGAGCGTGCCGGACTCAAAACCTACACCCAGGTGGTGGATACCAAGGATGGCAAGCGCGTGCGCGTGCGTGTGGGGCCGCTGGCCAGCCGGGCCGAAGCCGACAAGGCGGCCAGCCGCATCAAGGGACTGGGGTTGACGGCCTCGGTGCTGACGCTGTAG
- a CDS encoding glycine zipper 2TM domain-containing protein, which produces MKKIALFSVLAAVATVAAAQEQGRVLSATPVVQQVGIPQQVCGNETVYSGSRNSGAGALLGAIAGGAAGNAVGHGGGRAAATALGLIGGAVLGNQIEGNGQPQYQNVPRCTTETYYENRTMGYDVVYEYAGRQYSTRTQTDPGGWIPVSVQPLTGNPGQSYSTQPDPYGPQGGYAQPGVVTSTYPAYPAQPAYPAQPTYASPPVTVIEYGYGRPYYPAHRNPYWR; this is translated from the coding sequence ATGAAAAAGATCGCCCTATTTTCCGTTCTGGCCGCCGTGGCCACTGTCGCGGCAGCGCAGGAACAAGGCCGCGTGCTGTCAGCCACGCCCGTGGTGCAGCAAGTGGGCATACCGCAGCAGGTGTGCGGCAACGAAACCGTCTACAGCGGCTCGCGCAACTCGGGCGCGGGGGCCTTGCTGGGCGCCATTGCCGGTGGCGCGGCCGGCAACGCGGTGGGCCATGGCGGCGGGCGCGCTGCAGCCACCGCCTTGGGCCTCATCGGCGGCGCAGTGCTGGGCAACCAGATCGAAGGCAATGGCCAGCCCCAGTACCAGAACGTGCCGCGCTGCACCACCGAGACGTATTACGAAAACCGCACCATGGGTTACGACGTGGTGTACGAATATGCCGGGCGCCAGTACAGCACCCGCACCCAGACCGATCCGGGTGGCTGGATCCCCGTCAGCGTCCAGCCCCTGACCGGCAACCCGGGGCAAAGTTATTCCACCCAGCCCGATCCTTATGGGCCGCAGGGCGGGTATGCGCAGCCCGGGGTAGTCACGTCCACTTACCCCGCCTACCCGGCCCAGCCCGCCTATCCGGCGCAGCCCACCTATGCGAGCCCGCCCGTGACGGTGATCGAGTACGGCTATGGCCGTCCCTACTACCCGGCCCACCGCAACCCTTACTGGCGCTGA
- the murB gene encoding UDP-N-acetylmuramate dehydrogenase: protein MVVEKNVPLQPCNTFGIAARAHTLVRVRSVEDLHAVLADAQLASLPKWVLGGGSNIILTGDVKPVVLKMEIKGLRLVQETDRAWIVEAGAGEVWHDTVAWTLAQGFPGLENLALIPGTVGASPVQNIGAYGVELQDRFESLDAVDLATGQRFTLDAAQCAFGYRDSVFKHAPSPSPVDGGLPRGMGLAGRAVITHVRFRLPRPWKPVLGYLDLERRRVEAGVDQPTAQQIFDWVCDIRRAKLPDPAVLGNAGSFFKNPTVTPDQCADIIAREPRIVHYPMPDGSIKLAAGWLIDACGWKGKSVGKAAVYEKQALVLVNRGQGAHSVTGGEVMTLARAIQTSVYERFGIRLEPEPVVW, encoded by the coding sequence ATGGTAGTCGAGAAAAACGTCCCTTTGCAGCCCTGCAACACCTTTGGCATCGCTGCACGCGCCCACACCCTGGTTCGGGTGCGTTCCGTGGAAGATCTGCACGCCGTCCTGGCGGATGCGCAGCTGGCCTCCTTGCCGAAGTGGGTGCTGGGCGGGGGTAGCAACATCATCCTGACGGGCGATGTCAAACCCGTGGTGCTTAAGATGGAGATCAAGGGCCTGCGCCTGGTGCAAGAAACCGACCGGGCCTGGATCGTCGAGGCCGGTGCGGGCGAGGTGTGGCACGACACGGTGGCCTGGACACTCGCGCAGGGATTTCCGGGGCTCGAAAACCTGGCGCTGATTCCAGGCACCGTGGGGGCCTCGCCGGTGCAGAACATCGGCGCCTATGGCGTGGAGCTGCAAGACAGGTTTGAGTCACTGGATGCGGTGGACCTGGCCACTGGCCAGCGTTTCACGCTCGATGCGGCCCAGTGCGCGTTTGGCTACCGCGATTCGGTGTTCAAGCACGCACCATCGCCATCGCCGGTCGATGGGGGCCTGCCGCGCGGCATGGGCCTGGCGGGCCGCGCCGTGATCACCCATGTGCGTTTTCGTCTGCCCCGGCCGTGGAAGCCGGTGCTCGGGTATCTGGATCTGGAGCGGCGGCGCGTCGAGGCCGGTGTCGATCAGCCCACGGCGCAGCAGATCTTCGACTGGGTGTGCGACATCCGCCGCGCCAAGCTGCCCGACCCGGCGGTGCTGGGCAACGCGGGCAGCTTCTTCAAGAACCCCACGGTGACGCCAGACCAGTGCGCCGACATCATCGCGCGCGAACCCAGGATCGTGCACTACCCCATGCCCGACGGCAGCATCAAGCTGGCCGCCGGCTGGCTGATTGACGCCTGCGGCTGGAAGGGCAAGAGCGTGGGCAAGGCGGCCGTGTACGAAAAGCAGGCGCTGGTGCTGGTCAACCGGGGCCAGGGCGCCCACAGCGTGACCGGCGGCGAGGTGATGACATTGGCCCGCGCCATCCAGACCAGCGTGTACGAGCGCTTCGGCATCCGGCTGGAGCCCGAGCCCGTGGTGTGGTGA
- a CDS encoding CvpA family protein, translated as MASLDWIFAAVLLASMAIGAWRGLVFEVLSVAGWVASFFVAQWFAADMAAMLPLGDSDGALRYAAGFIVVFVGAVFACGFLAWLAKKLVDAMGLRPADRTLGALFGVVRGLVLLLVVAVVVGLTPLQEAAWWQESHSAPVLGGLLKSLKPALPEEFARHLPS; from the coding sequence GTGGCATCGTTGGACTGGATTTTTGCGGCAGTTTTGCTGGCATCGATGGCCATTGGCGCATGGCGCGGCCTGGTGTTTGAGGTGTTGTCCGTGGCGGGCTGGGTAGCGTCGTTTTTTGTGGCCCAGTGGTTTGCCGCCGACATGGCAGCGATGCTGCCTTTGGGAGATTCCGATGGGGCACTGCGCTATGCGGCGGGCTTCATCGTGGTCTTTGTCGGCGCCGTGTTTGCATGTGGCTTTCTGGCCTGGCTGGCCAAGAAGCTGGTGGACGCCATGGGGTTGCGTCCGGCGGACCGAACGCTGGGGGCTCTGTTTGGCGTGGTGCGGGGCTTGGTGTTGCTGCTGGTGGTGGCCGTGGTGGTGGGTTTGACGCCCCTGCAAGAGGCCGCGTGGTGGCAGGAGTCGCACAGCGCACCGGTGCTGGGGGGCTTGCTCAAGAGCTTGAAGCCCGCATTGCCGGAAGAATTTGCAAGGCATTTGCCTTCATGA
- a CDS encoding ArsC family reductase, translating into MMAAMKTPLITLYGIPNCDTVKKARAWLTSHGLEYAFHDFKKQGVPAERLPDWLAAAGWQKLVNRQGTTWRKLDPGAQAAVQDDASASALMQAQPSIIKRPVVEWQGGQHSAITVGFDAAQWQALQETLSSE; encoded by the coding sequence ATGATGGCGGCCATGAAGACACCTCTCATCACGTTGTACGGAATCCCCAACTGCGACACGGTCAAGAAGGCGCGCGCCTGGCTCACCAGCCACGGACTCGAATACGCCTTCCACGACTTCAAGAAACAGGGCGTTCCCGCTGAACGCCTGCCCGACTGGCTGGCCGCCGCAGGCTGGCAAAAGCTGGTGAACCGGCAGGGAACCACCTGGCGCAAGCTCGACCCGGGCGCCCAGGCGGCCGTGCAAGACGATGCCAGCGCCAGTGCGCTGATGCAGGCGCAGCCCAGCATCATCAAGCGCCCGGTGGTGGAGTGGCAAGGGGGCCAGCACAGCGCCATCACGGTCGGCTTTGATGCAGCCCAGTGGCAAGCACTGCAGGAAACGCTGTCCAGTGAATGA
- the argG gene encoding argininosuccinate synthase: MATILQHLPLGQKVGIAFSGGLDTSAALRWMKNKGALPYAYTANLGQPDEPDYDAIPRKAMEYGAEAARLIDCRTQLAHEGIAALQAGAFHISTAGVTYFNTTPLGRAVTGTMLVSAMKEDDVHIWGDGSTFKGNDIERFYRYGLLTNPSLRIYKPWLDQQFIDELGGRAEMSAFMTKEGFGYKMSAEKAYSTDSNMLGATHEAKDLEFLNSGIRIVNPIMGVAFWKDEVVVKAEEVSVTFNEGQPVALNGKEYTDPVELILEANRIGGRHGLGMSDQIENRIIEAKSRGIYEAPGLALLHIAYERLVTGIHNEDTIEQYRMNGLKLGRLLYQGRWFDPQAIMLRETAQRWVARAITGTVTVELRRGNDYSLLNTESPNLTYAPERLSMEKVEDAPFSPLDRIGQLTMRNLDIVDTRAKLMTYAKSGLLTLGHGSPLPQLSDES; the protein is encoded by the coding sequence ATGGCAACCATCCTCCAACATCTCCCTCTCGGCCAGAAGGTCGGCATCGCGTTTTCCGGTGGCCTGGACACCAGCGCGGCCCTGCGCTGGATGAAGAACAAGGGCGCACTGCCCTACGCCTACACGGCCAACCTGGGCCAGCCCGACGAACCCGACTACGACGCCATCCCGCGCAAGGCCATGGAATACGGCGCCGAAGCCGCGCGCCTGATCGACTGCCGCACGCAGCTGGCGCACGAAGGCATCGCCGCGCTGCAGGCTGGCGCCTTTCACATCAGCACCGCTGGCGTGACGTACTTCAACACCACGCCGCTGGGCCGAGCCGTCACGGGCACCATGTTGGTGTCGGCCATGAAGGAAGACGACGTCCACATCTGGGGCGATGGCTCCACCTTCAAGGGCAACGACATCGAGCGCTTTTACCGCTATGGCCTGCTCACCAACCCCTCGCTGCGCATTTACAAGCCCTGGCTGGACCAGCAGTTCATCGACGAACTCGGTGGCCGTGCCGAAATGTCGGCCTTCATGACCAAGGAGGGCTTCGGCTACAAGATGAGCGCCGAGAAGGCCTACAGCACCGACAGCAACATGCTCGGCGCCACGCACGAGGCCAAGGACCTGGAGTTCCTCAACAGCGGCATCCGCATCGTCAATCCCATCATGGGCGTGGCGTTCTGGAAGGACGAGGTCGTGGTGAAGGCCGAGGAAGTCTCGGTGACCTTCAACGAAGGCCAGCCCGTGGCCCTGAACGGCAAGGAATACACCGACCCGGTCGAGCTGATCCTCGAAGCCAACCGCATCGGCGGCCGCCACGGCCTCGGGATGAGCGACCAGATCGAGAACCGCATCATCGAGGCCAAGAGCCGCGGCATCTACGAGGCCCCAGGCCTGGCGCTGCTGCACATCGCCTACGAGCGCCTGGTGACCGGCATCCACAACGAAGACACCATCGAGCAGTACCGCATGAACGGTCTGAAACTGGGCCGCCTGCTCTACCAGGGCCGCTGGTTCGACCCCCAGGCCATCATGCTGCGCGAAACCGCCCAGCGCTGGGTGGCGCGCGCCATCACCGGCACCGTGACGGTGGAACTGCGCCGCGGCAACGACTACTCGCTGCTCAACACCGAATCGCCCAACCTGACCTACGCACCCGAGCGCCTGTCGATGGAAAAGGTGGAAGACGCGCCGTTCAGCCCGCTGGACCGCATTGGCCAGCTGACCATGCGCAACCTGGACATCGTGGACACGCGTGCCAAGCTCATGACCTACGCCAAGTCCGGCCTGCTGACCCTGGGCCATGGCTCACCGCTGCCACAGTTGAGCGACGAATCCTGA
- a CDS encoding YajQ family cyclic di-GMP-binding protein, with translation MPSFDTICEANLVEVKNAVENTVKEITTRFDFKGTSASIEIKDKEITMVGDAEFQLTQIEDVLRNKLTKRNVDVRFLDMGDVQKMGGDKVKQVIKVRNGIESELAKKLQKLMKESKLKVQAAIQEDKVRVTGAKRDDLQAAMALIRKEINDVPLSFDNFRD, from the coding sequence ATGCCCTCTTTTGACACCATCTGTGAAGCCAACCTCGTTGAAGTGAAGAATGCGGTGGAAAACACCGTGAAAGAGATCACGACCCGCTTTGATTTCAAGGGCACCTCGGCCAGCATCGAGATCAAGGACAAGGAAATCACCATGGTGGGCGATGCCGAGTTCCAGCTCACCCAGATCGAGGACGTGCTGCGCAACAAGCTCACCAAGCGCAACGTGGATGTGCGCTTTCTGGACATGGGCGATGTGCAGAAAATGGGTGGCGACAAGGTCAAGCAGGTCATCAAGGTGCGCAACGGCATCGAGAGCGAGCTGGCCAAGAAGCTGCAAAAGCTCATGAAGGAAAGCAAGCTCAAGGTGCAGGCCGCCATCCAGGAGGACAAGGTGCGCGTGACGGGCGCCAAGCGCGACGACCTGCAGGCGGCCATGGCGCTGATCCGCAAGGAAATCAACGACGTGCCGCTGTCGTTTGACAACTTCCGCGACTGA